Proteins encoded by one window of Rhodamnia argentea isolate NSW1041297 chromosome 6, ASM2092103v1, whole genome shotgun sequence:
- the LOC115734364 gene encoding uncharacterized protein LOC115734364, with product MIQACFSHPSSPAAAAAAASQSPQSLITSIYQTHLLDSPTHLTLTWSRTASSHMLTIHSSPPHLFSLTISLQPPTFSLFRTRPGSKSIHLTPHRRHVKIKVHWDFTRAEFARGSAEPEARFYLSLTCNGKLEFYLGDLEAEAGRRHRLASARQLAEPTTTLLSRREHVFGSRVYACTAQFLGSKHEIAIECSGGVLKVKVDGETRLVVKRLAWKFRGNERITVGATEVDFFWDVLNWVGNITGGEIGNCGYGVFVFQVGECGVIWPEMVGPEKKLMKKSKSALVNPAKSQKPATLSPSSPSCSSVLQWAEESGSSDGSSRSSCCSSSTRSSGSGNGGFSLMVYAWRSE from the coding sequence ATGATACAAGCGTGCTTCAGCCATCCGAGCtcaccggccgccgccgccgccgcggcctCCCAGTCCCCTCAAAGCCTCATCACCTCCATATACCAAACTCACCTCCTTGACTCCCCCACTCACCTCACGCTCACCTGGTCAAGAACCGCCTCCTCCCACATGCTCACCATCCACTCATCGCCACCCCACCTCTTCTCTCTCACCATCTCCCTCCAACCTccaaccttctctctcttcaggaCCCGACCCGGGTCCAAATCCATACACCTGACCCCCCACCGCCGCCACGTGAAGATCAAGGTCCACTGGGACTTCACTCGGGCAGAGTTCGCTCGCGGCTCGGCTGAGCCCGAGGCGCGCTTCTACCTTTCTCTCACATGCAATGGCAAACTAGAGTTCTACCTCGGTGACCTGGAGGCTGAGGCCGGTCGGCGGCACAGGCTGGCCTCGGCTCGACAGCTCGCCGAGCCAACCACGACGCTCTTGTCGCGGCGAGAGCACGTGTTCGGCAGCCGGGTCTACGCCTGCACAGCTCAGTTCTTGGGGTCCAAGCACGAGATCGCCATAGAGTGCAGCGGTGGCGTGTTGAAAGTGAAGGTCGACGGAGAGACGAGACTGGTGGTGAAGAGACTGGCGTGGAAGTTCAGAGGTAACGAGAGGATCACGGTCGGCGCCACCGAGGTCGACTTCTTCTGGGACGTGTTGAATTGGGTCGGCAACATCACCGGGGGCGAGATTGGGAACTGCGGGTACGGAGTGTTCGTCTTCCAAGTGGGCGAATGCGGAGTGATATGGCCGGAGATGGTCGGGCCGGAGAAgaagctgatgaagaagagcaaatcCGCTCTGGTAAATCCAGCCAAGTCGCAGAAGCCGGCGACGCTCTCGCCGTCGTCGCCCTCGTGCTCGAGCGTCTTGCAGTGGGCGGAGGAGAGCGGCAGCAGCGACGGGAGCAGCAGGAGCTCTTGCTGCTCATCGTCCACAAGGTCAAGCGGGAGTGGCAACGGAGGGTTCTCTTTGATGGTGTATGCTTGGAGGAGTGAGTGA